One genomic region from Thermoleptolyngbya sichuanensis A183 encodes:
- a CDS encoding Ig-like domain-containing protein, with translation MSPITCCATVVFVDAATPDYQTLIAGIHPDIDVQILDPGQDGIQQITDYLAGRSNISSVHIISHGSTGSLHLGSTVLNRSTLAHYSTFLQSWSAALTEDADILLYGCNIASGEGSAFVQQLAALTGANLAASTNLTGSAALGGDWALEYTTGSIEASNPFNADALNSYKGILPAIPTGSIVVLRTGDGSALLTNAATAVFLDVYDTSGSLLQSIAMPTTVDGSNRRLTLSGTADLEGGLSLSTDGRYLVLAGYDASVGTLAIASTTSTAVNRVIARVDMNGTVDTSTHLTSSFSGNSVRSVASVDGSSFWVAGVSSNNTGGIHYVPYGDTGTRLTTVDGAVRSVGIFDGRLYTTAGSSTSPTHVGLNTIGTGLPESGSIPITAVPGTSSGNSPFEFVLLDRDATVAGVDTLYIADRSPDASGGGIRKYSFDGTTWTLRQRLVGQFSGLTGQVVGSTVELYATRGNGANNSLVRIVDTAAFNADINATLTVLATAGANQVFRGVAFSPSAVVNQPPVANDGTLTTDEDTAFSGTLSGSDPEGAALTYSIVNQPASGTVTLTDAATGAYIFTPNANFNGGDSFTFSVNDGVNDSGTATVTITVNPVNDAPTAAGVIVTTNEDEAVSGFLLGADVDGDMLTYEIVTAPTKGSVTITNAATGAFTYTPNADENGADSFTYRVFDGMVYSSPATVTVAIAPINDAPTASSLSITTDEDVATSGFLLGADVDGDALSYEIVTAPTKGVVTITNAATGAFTYTPNTNANGADSFTYRVFDGTVYSTAATVAIAITPINDAPTATGVIVTMDEDVPTSGFLLGTDVDGDALSYEIVTAPTKGVVTITNAATGAFTYTPNADANGADSFTYRVFDGTVYSNTATVTVAIAPINDAPVATDGSLTTTRNQPQNGTVAAADVDGDMLTYSVVTGPASGTLTSFDAATGAFTYLPNAGHVGPDSFSFQANDGSGAANALSNVATVSIVVNFGNNAPVANGDSLVTNEDAAVLGTLSGTDGDNDPLIYAIATGPSQGSITAFDPNTGAFTYTPNPNANGSDSFSFRVFDGFEESEPATITITITPVNDAPVANAATLNTRTGKTEAGVLTATDVEGDPLSFSIVSAPTNGTVTIINALTGEYTYTPNAGFSGSDSFTFRANDGTDDSAPATVSITVAPNSAPVATNGSLNTRVNAERSGRLVATDPDGDIIRFSIVTAPSYGSVVITNTATGTYTYTPNPGYSGPDSFVFQVTDDVFNATGTISVLVAANQAPVLTAPLPRRGATERLPFVAQLPLTAFVDPDGDSLTYTATLANGAPLPAWLTFNAATRTFSGTPANGDVGTIALRVVATDPSGVQGTGTFTLTVLNINDAPVLQKPIGNRTAVAGQGFGLMLESDTFVDIDAGDVLTYTASLSDGRPLPAWLTFDPVTRTFSGTPAGGNAGSYRIVVRATDRSGMSAVDEFDLLVRSDSGLPPQGPKKLNRMKGSPRPDRIRGTRRGDRIEGFDGNDVIEGLGGDDYILGGAGIDRLVGGGGNDTLVGGRGADVLVGGAGNDVLIAGETTDFLRGFQEATAIWGAIATNVLKGGKGNDLLVGGGRSDLMIGGAGRDTFVLAKHGGADVIRDFKVGVDVIGLAKGLTFRELRIQQLSQGARIWLNGSDEVIAELSGVQANKLTAASFVPLTRLPL, from the coding sequence ATGTCTCCTATCACCTGCTGTGCCACCGTCGTTTTTGTTGATGCAGCTACGCCAGATTATCAAACCCTAATTGCTGGCATCCATCCCGATATTGACGTTCAAATTCTCGACCCTGGGCAAGATGGAATTCAGCAAATTACCGACTATCTAGCAGGGCGCAGCAACATCAGCAGCGTCCACATTATCTCCCACGGCAGCACAGGCAGCCTCCATCTCGGCTCCACCGTGCTAAATCGCAGCACCCTGGCACACTACAGCACGTTCCTGCAATCCTGGTCTGCGGCGCTGACGGAAGATGCCGATATCCTGCTCTACGGCTGCAACATTGCCAGTGGCGAGGGCAGCGCGTTTGTGCAGCAGCTAGCCGCCCTCACAGGAGCCAATCTCGCAGCCTCAACGAACCTCACAGGCAGTGCTGCCCTCGGCGGCGACTGGGCGCTAGAGTACACCACAGGCAGCATCGAAGCAAGCAATCCTTTCAACGCGGATGCCCTCAACTCTTACAAAGGGATTCTGCCTGCGATTCCGACGGGCAGCATTGTCGTGCTGCGAACTGGCGACGGCAGCGCCCTGCTGACCAATGCAGCCACTGCTGTTTTTTTGGATGTATACGATACGAGTGGCAGCCTGCTGCAATCCATCGCCATGCCAACTACGGTTGATGGCAGCAACCGACGATTGACCCTGAGTGGCACAGCAGATTTAGAAGGGGGATTAAGTCTCTCAACAGATGGTCGATACCTGGTTTTAGCAGGCTATGACGCGAGTGTTGGCACTCTGGCGATCGCCAGCACCACCAGCACAGCAGTCAACCGAGTGATTGCTCGCGTTGATATGAACGGGACGGTAGATACCTCCACACATCTGACCAGTAGTTTTAGTGGGAATAGTGTTCGGAGTGTTGCTTCCGTAGATGGCAGCAGCTTTTGGGTCGCTGGAGTATCTAGCAATAACACAGGCGGGATTCACTATGTACCCTACGGCGACACAGGAACGCGGCTGACCACGGTGGATGGTGCAGTCCGGAGTGTGGGAATCTTCGATGGGCGTTTGTATACCACAGCGGGCAGTTCGACTAGCCCCACCCATGTCGGACTAAATACTATTGGCACTGGATTACCCGAAAGCGGATCTATCCCAATTACAGCGGTTCCTGGCACATCAAGCGGCAACTCCCCGTTTGAATTTGTCCTGCTGGACCGGGATGCAACGGTTGCAGGAGTTGACACGCTTTATATTGCAGATCGAAGTCCGGATGCATCAGGAGGCGGAATCCGGAAGTATTCCTTTGATGGCACAACCTGGACACTGCGCCAGCGGCTCGTCGGTCAATTCAGCGGTTTGACAGGTCAAGTTGTCGGCAGCACGGTTGAACTGTATGCCACGCGAGGGAATGGAGCAAATAACTCGCTGGTTCGGATTGTAGACACGGCTGCTTTTAACGCTGATATCAATGCAACATTAACCGTCCTGGCAACGGCTGGGGCAAACCAGGTTTTTCGGGGGGTGGCGTTTTCGCCGAGCGCAGTGGTGAACCAGCCACCCGTTGCGAATGATGGCACGTTAACCACAGATGAAGATACAGCATTTTCGGGAACCCTGTCTGGGTCAGATCCGGAGGGGGCGGCGCTGACCTATAGCATCGTGAATCAGCCCGCTAGTGGCACGGTGACCCTCACAGATGCGGCAACTGGAGCGTACATATTTACACCAAATGCAAACTTTAATGGCGGTGACTCATTTACGTTTAGCGTGAATGATGGCGTGAATGACTCTGGCACAGCAACTGTCACGATTACTGTCAATCCAGTGAACGATGCGCCGACGGCCGCTGGTGTGATTGTGACTACTAATGAGGATGAGGCCGTGTCGGGCTTTTTGCTTGGCGCAGATGTAGATGGGGATATGCTGACGTATGAGATTGTCACGGCTCCAACAAAAGGATCTGTCACGATTACGAATGCGGCAACCGGAGCCTTTACCTACACGCCAAACGCGGATGAGAACGGTGCGGATAGCTTTACCTACCGGGTATTTGATGGGATGGTGTATTCCAGTCCAGCGACGGTAACAGTGGCGATCGCCCCCATTAACGATGCCCCTACCGCTTCTAGCCTGAGCATTACGACCGATGAAGATGTGGCGACTTCAGGCTTTTTGCTGGGTGCGGATGTGGATGGGGATGCGCTCAGCTACGAGATTGTGACGGCTCCGACCAAGGGCGTGGTGACGATTACGAACGCGGCTACAGGAGCCTTTACCTACACGCCAAATACAAACGCGAATGGGGCAGATAGCTTCACCTATCGCGTGTTTGACGGAACGGTTTACTCGACCGCAGCAACGGTGGCGATCGCCATTACGCCCATCAACGACGCGCCGACGGCGACAGGCGTGATCGTAACGATGGATGAGGATGTACCGACTTCGGGCTTTTTGCTGGGCACGGATGTAGACGGAGATGCGCTCAGCTACGAGATTGTGACGGCTCCGACCAAGGGCGTGGTGACGATTACGAACGCGGCTACAGGAGCCTTTACCTACACGCCGAATGCCGATGCGAACGGGGCAGATAGCTTTACCTACCGCGTGTTTGACGGAACGGTGTATTCCAACACGGCGACGGTGACCGTGGCGATCGCCCCCATTAACGATGCGCCCGTCGCCACCGATGGCAGCCTGACCACAACGAGGAATCAGCCTCAAAATGGAACCGTGGCGGCGGCCGATGTGGATGGCGACATGCTGACCTACAGCGTTGTGACTGGGCCAGCCAGCGGCACGCTAACCAGCTTTGACGCGGCGACTGGGGCGTTTACTTACCTGCCCAATGCGGGACACGTTGGGCCCGACAGTTTCTCCTTCCAGGCGAATGACGGCAGCGGGGCAGCCAATGCGCTCTCGAATGTGGCGACTGTGAGCATTGTGGTCAACTTTGGCAACAACGCCCCCGTAGCCAATGGCGACAGTTTGGTGACCAACGAAGATGCGGCAGTGCTAGGGACGCTCTCTGGCACAGATGGCGACAATGATCCGCTGATCTATGCGATCGCCACTGGGCCCAGCCAGGGAAGCATCACGGCGTTTGATCCCAACACGGGCGCATTCACCTACACGCCGAACCCCAATGCCAACGGCTCGGACAGCTTCTCATTCCGCGTGTTCGATGGATTTGAGGAATCAGAACCCGCAACCATCACCATTACCATCACCCCGGTCAATGATGCGCCCGTCGCCAATGCTGCAACGCTAAACACTCGGACGGGTAAAACCGAGGCGGGGGTACTGACGGCAACGGACGTGGAAGGCGATCCGCTGAGCTTCAGCATCGTTTCGGCTCCGACCAATGGCACGGTCACGATTATCAATGCACTGACGGGAGAATATACCTACACCCCCAACGCCGGATTTTCGGGCAGCGACAGCTTTACCTTTCGGGCAAACGATGGAACGGATGACTCCGCCCCCGCAACGGTCAGCATTACGGTTGCGCCCAACAGCGCCCCCGTTGCGACCAATGGCAGCCTCAATACCCGCGTTAATGCGGAAAGATCGGGGCGGCTTGTGGCCACCGATCCCGATGGCGACATCATCCGCTTTAGCATTGTGACTGCGCCCAGCTACGGGTCTGTGGTGATTACCAACACGGCAACAGGAACCTACACCTACACGCCCAATCCTGGCTATAGCGGGCCAGACAGTTTCGTTTTTCAAGTCACCGACGACGTATTCAATGCAACGGGCACCATTTCTGTGCTGGTGGCGGCCAACCAGGCCCCGGTGTTGACTGCACCCTTGCCGCGTCGCGGTGCCACCGAAAGGCTGCCGTTTGTGGCCCAGCTTCCGCTCACCGCCTTTGTTGATCCAGACGGGGATTCTTTGACCTACACCGCAACCCTGGCCAATGGTGCGCCGCTGCCCGCTTGGTTGACTTTTAATGCAGCAACTCGAACATTTTCGGGTACGCCTGCGAATGGGGATGTGGGCACGATTGCGCTGCGGGTTGTAGCGACCGATCCCAGTGGGGTGCAGGGTACGGGCACATTCACGCTGACGGTGCTGAATATTAACGATGCGCCAGTGCTGCAAAAGCCGATCGGGAATCGGACGGCAGTGGCGGGGCAGGGCTTTGGCCTGATGCTGGAGTCGGATACGTTTGTGGACATAGACGCAGGCGATGTACTGACCTATACGGCGAGTTTGAGCGACGGTCGTCCGCTGCCTGCGTGGCTAACGTTTGACCCCGTGACGCGCACCTTTAGCGGCACCCCTGCGGGCGGAAACGCAGGTAGCTATCGCATCGTTGTGCGGGCCACAGATCGTTCGGGCATGAGTGCGGTTGACGAATTTGATCTGCTGGTCAGGTCAGACAGTGGGTTGCCGCCGCAGGGCCCGAAGAAACTGAATCGGATGAAGGGGTCGCCCCGGCCGGATCGGATTCGTGGAACACGACGGGGCGATCGCATCGAGGGGTTTGACGGCAACGACGTGATCGAGGGTCTGGGTGGCGACGACTATATCTTGGGTGGCGCTGGCATCGATCGGC